The genomic window ACCTTCTCAAGAACTACAAAACCTTCATAACCAGCATTGAGGGCTATCTGCCTTAGAGGCGTCCTGCAAGCTTTCTTTATTATCTCAACACCGAGCTTCTGGTCTTCATTATCAACGTCAAGGTTTTCCAGAGCTTCGGAAGCTCTTACGAGTGCTACACCACCGCCCGGAACTATACCTTCTTCAACGGCAGCTTTGGTAGCATGGACAGCGTCCTCAACCCTGGCTTTCTTCTCCTTAAGCTCGGCTTCGGTGGCAGCTCCAACCCTTATGACAGCCACACCGCCGGAGAGCTTAGCGAGTCTCTCCTGGAGCTTCTCCCTATCGTAATCAGAGGTTGTCTCCTGTATCTGTTTCTTAATCTGTTCTATTCTTGCCTTTATCTGGTCTGAAGAACCCTTGCCTCCGACTATCGTCGTAGTCTCCTTGTCAACTACTACCTTGTCAGCCCTTCCGAGCATATCAAGGGTAACAGACTCAAGCTTGATTCCAAGGTCTTCCATTATGGCTGTTCCACCTGTAAGAACAGCTATGTCCTGGAGGTAATCCTTTCTCCTCTGACCAAATCCAGGAGCCTTCACAGCACAGGCTCTGAGAACTCCCTTGATGTGGTTTACCACAAGGGTTGCAAGTGCTTCACCTTCTACATCCTCAGCTATAACAAGGAGAGGCTTTCCAGCCCTGACAACCTGTTCAAGGACAGGAAGCATATCCTTTACGTTGGATATCTTCTTCTCATATATAAGTATGTAAGGGTCTTCAAGAACACATTGCATCTTGTCCGGGTCGGTTATGAAGTAAGGGGACAGGTATCCTCTATCAAACTGCATTCCTTGAACGGTTTCAAGGGTAGTCTCTGCAGACTTGGACTCTTCAACGGTGATAACACCGTCCTTTCCAACAGCTTCCATAGCGTCAGCTATTATCTTTCCTATCTCAGGGTCGTTGTTAGCGGATATGGTTGCAACCTGTTCTATCTCTTTCCTTCCTTTAACATCTACGGACAGGGATTTAACCTCTTCCACGACAGCTTTAACAGCCTTGTCTATACCCCTCTTAACATCCATGGGATTAGCACCGGAAGCTATAGCCTTGAGTCCTTCGTGGAATATAGCCTGGGCGAGTATTGTAGCGGTGGTGGTTCCATCACCAGCAACATCGGCGGTTTTGGAAGCAACCTCCTTGACGAGCTGAGCTCCAATATTTTCGTAGTTGTCCTTGAGCTCTATTTCCTTGGCGACGGTAACACCATCCTTTGTAACCAGGGGTGTACCCCAGTTCTTGCCTAAGATAACTTCCCTACCCCTTGGTCCAAGGGTAACTTTCACCGCATTTGCAAGCTTATCAACACCAGCCTTAAGCTTTGCTCTTGCTTCTTCACTATAGATAATTCCTTTTGCTGCCATCTCTCACACCTCCT from Hydrogenivirga caldilitoris includes these protein-coding regions:
- the groL gene encoding chaperonin GroEL (60 kDa chaperone family; promotes refolding of misfolded polypeptides especially under stressful conditions; forms two stacked rings of heptamers to form a barrel-shaped 14mer; ends can be capped by GroES; misfolded proteins enter the barrel where they are refolded when GroES binds), with the translated sequence MAAKGIIYSEEARAKLKAGVDKLANAVKVTLGPRGREVILGKNWGTPLVTKDGVTVAKEIELKDNYENIGAQLVKEVASKTADVAGDGTTTATILAQAIFHEGLKAIASGANPMDVKRGIDKAVKAVVEEVKSLSVDVKGRKEIEQVATISANNDPEIGKIIADAMEAVGKDGVITVEESKSAETTLETVQGMQFDRGYLSPYFITDPDKMQCVLEDPYILIYEKKISNVKDMLPVLEQVVRAGKPLLVIAEDVEGEALATLVVNHIKGVLRACAVKAPGFGQRRKDYLQDIAVLTGGTAIMEDLGIKLESVTLDMLGRADKVVVDKETTTIVGGKGSSDQIKARIEQIKKQIQETTSDYDREKLQERLAKLSGGVAVIRVGAATEAELKEKKARVEDAVHATKAAVEEGIVPGGGVALVRASEALENLDVDNEDQKLGVEIIKKACRTPLRQIALNAGYEGFVVLEKVIELGKEKGKNWGFNAATGEYVDMMDTGIIDPTKVVRTAIENAASVAGTMLTAEALIADLPEDKKKDMTPTDMPELD